A region from the Sandaracinus amylolyticus genome encodes:
- the ligA gene encoding NAD-dependent DNA ligase LigA — translation MSKNESPDTHRMRIELEELATQIRYHEKIYREGRPEIPDAAFDDMVDRYSELADALKVPAAERLDAAPGAEQHTEGFQEVEHRVPMLSLEKLTPNRKDSKGEAMPIAEQLAQWVERRRKDLELATGAPLPLFVEPKIDGISVSLLYEHGKLVRAVTRGDGRKGDDITKQVKQARAVPAKIDGPKGSLEVRGELYWPRARFDAYNAKLKEAGEETIANPRNGCAGMIKRKEVEGLESVGITSFLYQVPWAEGVTLPSTQSGVLKWLSEMGAPVYLDLVRVLGDAESVLAYCAEFGGRRGTLEFDIDGMVIKIEELRHYAQLGATGHHPHWGIAYKFPPERKATKLLGVELSVGKTGKITPVAQLDPVQLAGTTVGRASLHNFVEIERKDIRVGDFVLVEKAGDIIPQVVDVDRARRPADARPILRPTHCPDCETPVVVEEIFVNCPNELCPSKVREKLKHFAGRRQMAIDGLGESLIDQVIDKLGVRTPDQLFELTVEQLSSLERMGKKSAENVVRSLETAKGRGLAKVLAALAIRHVGETMSEDLASYFGTYEKLREFAQRYANGDESAIAVVAPEGGNGAIEGLARKTADSIFAEIDSPTLRAIFAGLVHAGVKLEAASAARADVEGIAGKTFVLTGTLPTLKRDQAGDMIKAAGGKVSGSVSKKTDFVVAGEEAGSKLEKAKELGVAVIDEAELLRMLAG, via the coding sequence ATGAGCAAGAACGAGAGCCCCGATACCCACCGCATGCGCATCGAGCTCGAGGAGCTCGCGACGCAGATTCGCTATCACGAGAAGATCTATCGCGAGGGTCGCCCCGAGATCCCCGACGCGGCGTTCGACGACATGGTCGATCGCTACTCGGAGCTCGCCGACGCGCTGAAGGTGCCGGCGGCGGAGCGGCTCGATGCGGCGCCCGGCGCGGAGCAGCACACCGAGGGCTTCCAGGAGGTCGAGCATCGTGTGCCGATGCTCTCGCTCGAGAAGCTCACGCCGAACCGCAAGGACAGCAAGGGCGAGGCGATGCCGATCGCCGAGCAGCTCGCGCAGTGGGTCGAGCGCCGCCGCAAGGATCTCGAGCTCGCGACGGGCGCGCCCTTGCCGCTCTTCGTCGAGCCGAAGATCGACGGCATCAGCGTCTCGCTGCTCTACGAGCACGGAAAGCTCGTGCGCGCGGTGACGCGCGGTGACGGTCGCAAGGGCGACGACATCACGAAGCAGGTGAAGCAGGCGCGCGCGGTGCCCGCGAAGATCGACGGCCCGAAGGGCTCGCTCGAGGTGCGCGGCGAGCTCTACTGGCCGCGCGCGCGCTTCGACGCCTACAACGCGAAACTGAAGGAAGCGGGCGAGGAGACGATCGCGAACCCGCGCAACGGCTGCGCCGGGATGATCAAGCGCAAGGAGGTCGAGGGCCTCGAGAGCGTCGGCATCACGTCCTTCCTCTACCAGGTGCCGTGGGCCGAGGGCGTCACGCTGCCGAGCACGCAGAGCGGCGTGCTGAAGTGGCTCTCGGAGATGGGCGCGCCGGTCTATCTCGACCTGGTGCGCGTGCTCGGCGACGCGGAGAGCGTGCTCGCGTACTGCGCGGAATTCGGCGGTCGGCGCGGCACGCTCGAGTTCGACATCGACGGGATGGTCATCAAGATCGAGGAGCTGCGGCACTACGCGCAGCTCGGCGCGACCGGGCACCACCCGCACTGGGGCATCGCGTACAAGTTCCCGCCCGAGCGCAAGGCGACGAAGCTGCTCGGCGTGGAGCTCAGCGTGGGCAAGACCGGCAAGATCACGCCGGTCGCGCAGCTCGATCCGGTGCAGCTCGCGGGCACGACGGTGGGGCGCGCGTCGCTCCACAACTTCGTCGAGATCGAGCGCAAGGACATCCGCGTCGGCGACTTCGTGCTCGTCGAGAAGGCGGGCGACATCATCCCGCAGGTCGTCGACGTCGATCGCGCGCGTCGGCCCGCGGATGCGCGCCCGATCCTGCGCCCGACGCACTGCCCGGACTGCGAGACGCCGGTCGTCGTCGAAGAGATCTTCGTGAACTGCCCCAACGAGCTCTGCCCCTCGAAGGTGCGCGAGAAGCTCAAGCACTTCGCGGGTCGGCGGCAGATGGCGATCGACGGGCTCGGCGAGTCGCTGATCGATCAGGTGATCGACAAGCTCGGCGTGCGCACGCCCGATCAGCTCTTCGAGCTCACGGTGGAACAGCTCTCGTCGCTCGAGCGCATGGGCAAGAAGAGCGCGGAGAACGTCGTGCGCTCGCTCGAGACCGCGAAGGGGCGCGGCCTCGCGAAGGTGCTCGCGGCGCTCGCGATCCGTCACGTCGGCGAGACGATGAGCGAGGACCTCGCGTCGTACTTCGGCACCTACGAGAAGCTTCGCGAGTTCGCGCAGCGGTATGCGAACGGCGACGAGAGCGCGATCGCGGTGGTCGCGCCCGAGGGCGGCAACGGCGCGATCGAGGGCCTCGCGCGGAAGACGGCGGACAGCATCTTCGCGGAGATCGACTCGCCGACGCTGCGCGCGATCTTCGCGGGGCTCGTGCACGCGGGCGTGAAGCTCGAGGCGGCGAGCGCGGCGCGCGCCGACGTCGAGGGCATCGCGGGCAAGACGTTCGTGCTCACCGGCACGCTGCCGACGCTGAAGCGCGATCAGGCGGGCGACATGATCAAGGCCGCGGGCGGCAAGGTCTCGGGCTCGGTGAGCAAGAAGACCGACTTCGTCGTCGCGGGCGAGGAAGCGGGCAGCAAGCTCGAGAAGGCGAAGGAGCTCGGCGTCGCGGTGATCGACGAGGCGGAGCTGCTGAGGATGCTCGCAGGATGA
- a CDS encoding DUF6544 family protein — protein MALARAYVEGMRDRVLEELWDDAVPRGAGFDARAVAQLPPAAQRYLRHAIARGTPLAHAVRLAMHGEIKLGGAWSAFEAEQVIHAARGFVWRARVRMKGLPVRGSDRWVDGAGALDWRLLGVIPVARASGVDVSRSAAGRAQAEAIWLPSILTGAEWHARDDAHADAEIAIHGESGRIDYTIDAHGALREIVFDRWGDPDATGTSSTFPFGGVIEDERTFEGFTIPSRVRVGWFFGTPRWEEGEFFRVTIDDATYR, from the coding sequence GTGGCGCTCGCTCGTGCGTACGTCGAGGGGATGCGTGATCGCGTGCTCGAAGAGCTCTGGGACGACGCCGTACCGCGGGGGGCGGGGTTCGATGCGCGCGCGGTCGCGCAGCTGCCGCCGGCTGCGCAGCGGTATCTGCGTCACGCGATCGCGAGAGGCACGCCGCTCGCGCATGCGGTGCGGCTCGCGATGCACGGGGAGATCAAGCTCGGAGGCGCGTGGAGCGCGTTCGAGGCGGAGCAGGTGATCCACGCGGCGCGCGGCTTCGTGTGGCGCGCGCGGGTGCGCATGAAGGGACTGCCGGTGCGCGGATCGGATCGCTGGGTCGACGGCGCGGGCGCGCTCGACTGGCGCTTGCTCGGCGTGATCCCGGTGGCGCGCGCGTCGGGCGTCGACGTGTCGCGATCGGCCGCGGGGCGCGCGCAGGCGGAGGCGATCTGGTTGCCCTCGATCCTCACCGGCGCCGAGTGGCACGCGCGCGACGATGCGCACGCCGACGCGGAGATCGCGATCCACGGCGAGAGCGGCCGCATCGACTACACGATCGACGCGCACGGTGCGCTGCGCGAGATCGTGTTCGATCGCTGGGGCGATCCCGATGCGACGGGCACGTCGTCGACGTTCCCGTTCGGCGGTGTGATCGAGGACGAGCGCACGTTCGAGGGCTTCACGATCCCGTCGCGCGTGCGCGTCGGATGGTTCTTCGGCACGCCGCGCTGGGAAGAAGGCGAGTTCTTCCGCGTCACGATCGACGACGCGACGTATCGCTGA